From a region of the Rathayibacter sp. VKM Ac-2804 genome:
- the aztC gene encoding zinc ABC transporter substrate-binding protein AztC, producing MRRPRRRPLRRRATLAAAAVALLALTGCSAGADDRPLVIVSTNILGDVVERLVGEEAEVVTLMKPNADPHSFEISAQQAARLRSADLVVSNGLGLEEGLQQHLDAAAAEDVPAFVAGDAIEVLDYREGDAEGSPDSHFWTDPARMIDVVDALAPALAGLDGADPAALERSAAEYRAELEALDAEMTAAFAAIPEERRALVTNHHVFGYLADRFDFDVVGAVIPGGTTLAAPSASDLADLVDAVETTGVPTIFAESSSPDRLVQALASEADIRVEVVELFTESLTGPEGGAPDYLSMMRVNTQRIATGLSP from the coding sequence ATGCGACGCCCCCGGCGCCGCCCGCTCCGCCGCCGCGCGACGCTCGCCGCGGCCGCCGTCGCGCTGCTCGCGCTCACCGGCTGCTCGGCCGGCGCGGACGACCGCCCGCTGGTGATCGTCTCGACCAACATCCTCGGCGACGTCGTCGAGCGGCTGGTCGGCGAGGAGGCCGAGGTCGTGACGCTGATGAAGCCGAACGCCGATCCGCACTCCTTCGAGATCTCCGCACAGCAGGCGGCGCGGCTGCGCTCGGCCGACCTCGTCGTCTCCAACGGCCTGGGCCTCGAGGAGGGGCTGCAGCAGCACCTCGACGCCGCGGCCGCCGAGGACGTGCCGGCCTTCGTGGCCGGCGACGCGATCGAGGTGCTCGACTACCGCGAGGGCGACGCCGAGGGCAGCCCGGACTCGCACTTCTGGACCGACCCGGCGCGCATGATCGACGTCGTCGACGCGCTCGCTCCCGCGCTGGCCGGCCTCGACGGCGCCGATCCCGCGGCCCTCGAGCGCAGCGCCGCCGAGTACCGCGCCGAGCTGGAAGCGCTCGACGCCGAGATGACGGCGGCCTTCGCCGCGATCCCGGAGGAGCGCCGCGCCCTCGTCACCAACCACCACGTCTTCGGCTACCTCGCCGACCGCTTCGACTTCGACGTCGTCGGCGCGGTCATCCCCGGCGGCACCACCCTCGCCGCGCCGTCCGCCTCCGACCTCGCCGACCTCGTCGACGCGGTCGAGACCACCGGCGTCCCCACGATCTTCGCGGAGTCCTCGTCTCCCGACCGCCTGGTCCAGGCGCTCGCGAGCGAGGCCGACATCCGCGTCGAGGTGGTCGAGCTGTTCACCGAGTCCCTCACGGGGCCCGAGGGCGGCGCTCCCGACTACCTCAGCATGATGCGCGTGAACACGCAGCGCATCGCCACCGGGCTCTCACCGTGA
- the ykgO gene encoding type B 50S ribosomal protein L36 → MKVRNSLKSMKSMPGSQVVRRRGRVFVINKLTPRFKARQG, encoded by the coding sequence GTGAAGGTCCGCAACTCGCTGAAGTCCATGAAGTCGATGCCGGGGTCGCAGGTGGTGCGCCGCCGCGGCCGGGTCTTCGTCATCAACAAGCTCACCCCGCGGTTCAAGGCCCGCCAGGGCTGA
- a CDS encoding RidA family protein: MTATATRRFVTAEALGAPRGAYSHAVEAHGVVYGSAIGPFAPGDGSVPEGTVPEGITAQTAAALDNIERLLATEFGLGLGDVVRITMILSDFERDFAAASAVYGARFAVDPPARTVIGAVLPGPLVALDFIAARP, from the coding sequence ATGACCGCCACCGCGACCCGCCGCTTCGTGACCGCGGAGGCGCTCGGCGCTCCCCGCGGCGCGTACAGCCACGCCGTCGAGGCGCACGGCGTCGTCTACGGCTCGGCGATCGGGCCGTTCGCACCGGGCGACGGCTCGGTGCCGGAGGGCACGGTCCCGGAGGGGATCACCGCGCAGACCGCCGCGGCCCTCGACAACATCGAGCGGCTGCTCGCCACGGAGTTCGGCCTCGGGCTCGGCGACGTGGTGCGGATCACGATGATCCTCAGCGACTTCGAGCGCGACTTCGCCGCCGCCTCCGCGGTCTACGGGGCGCGGTTCGCCGTCGATCCGCCGGCCCGCACCGTCATCGGCGCGGTGCTGCCGGGGCCGCTCGTGGCGCTGGACTTCATCGCGGCGCGTCCCTGA
- a CDS encoding GTP-binding protein, whose product METPSPIHRPPVLAVTLVSATDACESARIARLLTGGVTAVECFAVDLPDSDSAEFAAELAAELARQADDGESGITVLSIDPVADPMEVALVLEHLCSRRHPGDTRIGVLDVVAVTSVDEVTRVLLGEGAEDLGPQQWDRAERLATRLEFAGLIVLTDGDGAGASPAVDLLRALSPGAEILTERDLDRYRQRRAVLTPQRAHRLASDLGWQRVLRGVPGDAGSVTAFVFRDPLPFHPGRLNAAVATDFVPHRVGRILRSRGLVRLASRADRVASWSIAGDVVSLDPTSIRSWSVDAPVGQEIAFLGRDLDVDELTRVLHGCLLTPRELLAGPDLWRTLADPFPRWEDEHQH is encoded by the coding sequence ATGGAGACTCCGAGCCCGATCCACCGCCCGCCCGTCCTCGCCGTCACGCTGGTGAGCGCGACCGACGCCTGCGAGAGCGCCCGGATCGCCCGGCTGCTGACCGGCGGCGTCACCGCCGTCGAGTGCTTCGCCGTCGACCTGCCGGACTCGGACAGCGCCGAGTTCGCGGCGGAGCTGGCCGCCGAGCTCGCCCGGCAGGCCGACGACGGCGAGAGCGGGATCACCGTCCTGTCGATCGACCCGGTCGCCGACCCGATGGAGGTCGCCCTCGTCCTCGAGCACCTCTGCAGCCGGCGGCACCCCGGCGACACCCGGATCGGCGTCCTCGACGTCGTCGCCGTCACCTCGGTCGACGAGGTGACCCGGGTGCTGCTCGGCGAGGGTGCCGAGGACCTCGGGCCCCAGCAGTGGGACCGCGCCGAGCGACTCGCGACGCGCCTCGAGTTCGCGGGCCTCATCGTCCTGACCGACGGCGACGGCGCCGGAGCCTCGCCCGCCGTCGACCTGCTGCGGGCGCTCTCACCGGGAGCGGAGATCCTCACCGAGCGCGACCTCGACCGCTACCGGCAGCGGCGCGCCGTCCTCACCCCGCAGCGCGCGCACCGTCTGGCCTCGGACCTGGGCTGGCAGCGGGTTCTCCGCGGCGTCCCCGGCGACGCGGGATCGGTGACCGCGTTCGTCTTCCGCGATCCGCTGCCGTTCCACCCCGGCCGCCTGAACGCGGCGGTCGCCACGGACTTCGTCCCGCACCGGGTCGGCCGGATCCTCCGCTCGCGCGGCCTGGTCCGGCTCGCCAGCCGCGCCGACCGCGTCGCGTCCTGGTCGATCGCCGGCGACGTCGTCAGCCTCGACCCGACGTCGATCCGGAGCTGGAGCGTCGACGCCCCCGTCGGCCAGGAGATCGCCTTCCTCGGCCGCGATCTCGATGTCGACGAGCTGACCCGCGTCCTGCACGGCTGCCTGCTCACGCCCCGCGAGCTCCTCGCCGGCCCGGACCTCTGGCGCACCCTCGCCGATCCGTTCCCCCGCTGGGAGGACGAGCACCAGCACTGA
- the aztD gene encoding zinc metallochaperone AztD — protein sequence MPSTPFRRAGLGLLALGTIATLAACSSSSAPAADSTADAIPTAATSSAGRVAVAYEGGVLVLDGETLETVADLDSEEFTRLNPAGDGRHVMVTMSEGFQLLDTAAGTDGEPELTDVVFAADTPGHVVRHGGKTILYADGTSDTTVIETADLAAAEGAPEVETIPGVEAHHGVSIVLEDGTFLTTVGNADGRTGIEVRDASGAVVATNDQCPGVHGEGTAENEVVVFGCENGALVYDGGEITKLEAPDQPYGRMGNAWVSETSPIVVGDYKDDQDAEGYLLHRLALIDTEAKTLDVVDLPEGVEYTFRGVARGPEDLAYLIGSDGAVHVIDPETGAISDSYPVVDAWESPVEWQDPHPAITVAGGIAYVTDPAANSVHALDLTTGEVVSTAELEVTPNEIAVAAS from the coding sequence ATGCCAAGCACCCCCTTCCGCCGAGCCGGCCTCGGCCTGCTCGCCCTCGGCACGATCGCGACCCTCGCGGCCTGCTCGTCGAGCAGCGCCCCCGCGGCCGACTCGACCGCCGATGCCATCCCGACCGCCGCCACGTCCTCGGCCGGCCGCGTCGCCGTCGCCTACGAGGGCGGCGTCCTCGTCCTCGACGGCGAGACCCTCGAGACCGTGGCCGACCTGGACTCCGAGGAGTTCACCCGGCTGAACCCGGCCGGCGACGGCCGCCACGTCATGGTCACCATGAGCGAGGGCTTCCAGCTCCTCGACACCGCGGCCGGCACCGACGGCGAGCCCGAGCTCACCGACGTCGTCTTCGCCGCCGACACCCCCGGCCACGTCGTCCGTCACGGCGGCAAGACGATCCTCTACGCCGACGGCACCAGCGACACGACCGTCATCGAGACCGCCGACCTCGCCGCCGCCGAGGGGGCGCCCGAGGTCGAGACCATCCCGGGCGTCGAGGCGCACCACGGCGTCTCGATCGTCCTCGAGGACGGCACCTTCCTGACGACCGTCGGGAACGCCGACGGCCGCACCGGCATCGAGGTGCGCGACGCCTCCGGTGCCGTGGTCGCCACGAACGACCAGTGCCCCGGCGTGCACGGCGAGGGCACGGCCGAGAACGAGGTCGTGGTCTTCGGCTGCGAGAACGGCGCCCTCGTCTACGACGGCGGCGAGATCACCAAGCTCGAGGCGCCCGACCAGCCCTACGGCCGGATGGGCAACGCCTGGGTCAGCGAGACCAGCCCGATCGTCGTCGGCGACTACAAGGACGACCAGGACGCCGAGGGCTACCTCCTGCACCGCCTCGCGCTGATCGACACCGAGGCGAAGACCCTCGACGTCGTCGACCTGCCCGAGGGCGTCGAGTACACCTTCCGCGGCGTCGCCCGCGGCCCGGAGGACCTCGCCTACCTGATCGGCTCCGACGGAGCGGTCCACGTGATCGACCCGGAGACCGGCGCGATCAGCGACTCGTACCCCGTCGTCGACGCCTGGGAGAGCCCGGTCGAGTGGCAGGACCCGCACCCCGCCATCACGGTCGCCGGTGGGATCGCCTACGTCACCGACCCCGCGGCGAACAGCGTCCACGCGCTGGACCTGACCACCGGCGAGGTCGTCTCGACGGCCGAGCTGGAGGTCACGCCGAACGAGATCGCGGTCGCCGCGAGCTGA
- the aztA gene encoding zinc ABC transporter ATP-binding protein AztA, with product MSISQQPSPRVALRGIGVDFGGRTALDGVDLDLPLGSLSVVAGPNGAGKSTLLEVIAGTRQPTRGERSVSPAIAFVPQRTAVSDRLPVTVRDVVTVGVWGRTGRWRRVGAELRAVVAAAMERLEISALAGEAFAVLSGGQRQRTLLAQGLARGADLLLLDEPTTGLDAASAERIREILRAEAERGVTVVCVSHDPAVIALADRVVPLADGRLQSEGALAH from the coding sequence GTGTCCATCAGCCAGCAGCCCTCCCCCCGCGTCGCCCTCCGCGGGATCGGCGTCGACTTCGGCGGTCGGACCGCACTGGACGGCGTCGATCTCGACCTGCCGCTGGGCTCGCTGTCCGTCGTCGCCGGCCCGAACGGGGCGGGCAAGTCGACGCTGCTGGAGGTGATCGCCGGGACGCGGCAGCCCACTCGGGGCGAGCGCTCGGTCTCCCCCGCGATCGCCTTCGTCCCCCAGCGCACCGCCGTCTCCGACCGCCTGCCCGTGACCGTCCGCGACGTCGTGACGGTCGGCGTCTGGGGTCGCACCGGCCGCTGGCGCCGCGTCGGCGCGGAGCTGCGCGCGGTGGTCGCCGCGGCGATGGAGCGCCTCGAGATCTCCGCGCTCGCGGGCGAGGCGTTCGCCGTGCTGTCCGGCGGGCAGCGGCAGCGGACGCTGCTCGCGCAGGGGCTGGCGCGCGGCGCCGATCTGCTCCTCCTGGACGAGCCGACGACCGGACTCGATGCGGCGAGCGCCGAGCGCATCCGCGAGATCCTGCGCGCCGAGGCGGAGCGCGGCGTCACGGTGGTCTGCGTCTCGCACGACCCGGCCGTGATCGCTCTCGCCGACCGCGTCGTGCCGCTGGCCGACGGCCGCCTGCAGAGCGAGGGCGCCCTCGCCCACTGA
- the add gene encoding adenosine deaminase translates to MTSDSFLLGLPKVELHVHLEGTLEPELRVRLAERNGLPVPEALAYDFDSLASFLAVYYPAMDVLREEQDFYDLATAYFRRAAADGVVRVEAFFDPQAHTSRGVPFEAVIGGYHRAAQDAAQLGVDAALILCFLRDLSAESAAETLERALPFADRLIGVGLDSDERGNPPAKFREVFARAREAGLRLTMHCDVDQPNGVEHLRQVLEEIGVDRIDHGTNIVEAPELIDVLVERGLALTCCPLSNSFVSSDSKAPEMRALLERGVRVTVNSDDPAYFGGYIADNYAALADAGFTRDELVQLARNSVLGSWASDAAKAELLGRIDAYAG, encoded by the coding sequence GTGACCTCCGACTCCTTCCTCCTCGGTCTGCCCAAGGTCGAGCTGCACGTGCACCTGGAGGGGACGCTCGAGCCCGAGCTGCGCGTGCGGCTCGCCGAGCGCAACGGCCTGCCCGTGCCCGAGGCGCTCGCCTACGACTTCGACTCGCTCGCCTCGTTCCTCGCCGTCTACTACCCGGCGATGGACGTGCTGCGCGAGGAGCAGGACTTCTACGACCTCGCGACGGCGTACTTCCGGCGGGCCGCGGCGGACGGGGTCGTCCGCGTCGAGGCGTTCTTCGATCCGCAGGCGCACACCTCGCGCGGCGTGCCGTTCGAGGCGGTGATCGGCGGCTACCACCGCGCCGCGCAGGACGCCGCGCAGCTGGGCGTCGACGCCGCGCTGATCCTCTGCTTCCTCCGCGACCTGTCGGCCGAGAGTGCGGCGGAGACGCTGGAGCGCGCGCTGCCGTTCGCTGACCGGCTGATCGGCGTGGGCCTGGACTCGGACGAGCGCGGCAACCCGCCGGCCAAGTTCCGCGAGGTCTTCGCGCGGGCCCGCGAGGCCGGCCTGCGCCTGACGATGCACTGCGACGTCGACCAGCCCAACGGCGTCGAGCACCTGCGCCAGGTGCTCGAGGAGATCGGCGTGGACCGGATCGACCACGGCACGAACATCGTCGAGGCGCCCGAGCTGATCGACGTGCTCGTCGAGCGCGGCCTCGCGCTGACCTGCTGCCCGCTGTCGAACTCCTTCGTCTCGAGCGACTCGAAGGCGCCCGAGATGCGCGCGCTGCTCGAGCGCGGCGTGCGGGTGACGGTCAACTCGGACGACCCGGCCTACTTCGGCGGCTACATCGCCGACAACTACGCGGCGCTCGCCGATGCGGGCTTCACCCGCGACGAGCTGGTGCAGCTCGCCCGCAACTCGGTGCTCGGCTCGTGGGCGTCCGACGCGGCGAAGGCGGAGCTGCTCGGGCGGATCGACGCGTACGCGGGCTGA
- the aztB gene encoding zinc ABC transporter permease AztB: protein MPALLSGILEPFALDFLQRALVGGALVAVLCGVVGTWVVIRGMAFLGEALAHGMLPGVALATVLGAPVLVGGAVSAVAMSLGIAALQRRGRLSYDTSIGMLFVSMLALGVIIISHSGSFATDATSILFGDILAIAPLDLVLLAIAAGVGLAVAAVFHRSLVALALDHRIAAVLGLGPRSAQAALVGLVTLAVVASYQAVGSLLVVGLLLAPAVAAGHWTTRIPTRMALAAVLGVLSVLVGLLVSWYAATAAGASVAATALAVSGLSWALRAATAARHPRRAGAAVPA from the coding sequence ATGCCTGCCCTCCTCTCCGGGATCCTCGAGCCGTTCGCGCTCGACTTCCTCCAGCGCGCCCTCGTCGGCGGCGCTCTCGTCGCCGTCCTGTGCGGCGTCGTCGGGACCTGGGTCGTGATCCGGGGCATGGCCTTCCTCGGCGAGGCGCTCGCCCACGGCATGCTCCCCGGCGTCGCGCTGGCGACCGTGCTCGGCGCGCCCGTGCTGGTCGGCGGGGCGGTGAGCGCCGTCGCGATGAGCCTCGGCATCGCCGCGCTGCAGCGCCGGGGCCGGCTGTCCTACGACACCAGCATCGGCATGCTCTTCGTCTCGATGCTCGCGCTCGGCGTGATCATCATCAGCCACTCGGGCAGCTTCGCCACCGACGCGACCTCGATCCTGTTCGGCGACATCCTCGCCATCGCGCCCCTCGACCTGGTGCTGCTGGCGATCGCCGCCGGCGTCGGGCTCGCGGTCGCGGCGGTCTTCCACCGCTCGCTGGTGGCGCTCGCACTCGACCACCGGATCGCCGCCGTCCTCGGGCTCGGGCCGCGCTCGGCCCAGGCCGCGCTGGTCGGGCTGGTGACGCTCGCGGTCGTCGCCTCGTACCAGGCCGTCGGCTCGCTCCTGGTCGTCGGGCTGCTCCTCGCGCCGGCGGTGGCCGCCGGGCACTGGACGACGCGGATCCCGACCCGGATGGCGCTCGCCGCCGTGCTCGGCGTGCTCTCCGTGCTCGTCGGGCTGCTCGTGTCCTGGTACGCGGCGACCGCCGCGGGCGCCTCGGTCGCCGCCACCGCCCTCGCCGTCTCGGGACTGTCCTGGGCGCTGCGGGCGGCGACGGCCGCGCGTCATCCGCGCCGGGCCGGTGCCGCCGTCCCCGCCTGA
- a CDS encoding metalloregulator ArsR/SmtB family transcription factor, translating to MTEDLEPAAELFKVLSSSSRLRLLRALATERSTVGHLAETTGLSQPLVSQHLRTLRSAGLVAVERIGREAHYSVADTHVSHIVDDAVRHALEG from the coding sequence ATGACCGAGGATCTCGAGCCCGCCGCCGAGCTGTTCAAGGTGCTCTCCTCCTCCTCGCGGCTGCGCCTGCTGCGCGCGCTGGCGACGGAGCGGTCGACCGTCGGGCACCTCGCCGAGACCACCGGGCTCTCGCAGCCCCTCGTCTCGCAGCACCTGCGCACCCTGCGCTCCGCCGGCCTGGTCGCCGTCGAGCGGATCGGGCGCGAGGCGCACTACTCCGTCGCCGACACGCACGTCAGTCACATCGTCGACGACGCGGTCCGGCACGCCCTCGAGGGGTGA
- a CDS encoding LPXTG cell wall anchor domain-containing protein translates to MTPRRLDPQGPRRSLGTPLTLAASLTLSACLLGSTALVAQADEITAPVSAGSAVQDAAPTPGVQDAADVQSAAAPATTTGDDAPAPVARDTAPAPAPRASTTADTPQAPAPTATTTAETPASAAQAPTAPATEAPATEAPTIEDAPAAEIAAATETPVSTPQQQPTPPASAATTDGVTATVRGALDLKPGEKPRVGTPVTWIVTLHNSTPDAVDVLGALLHLGPGESAEVEDDLPPTTLTQADLDAGHVSYRSRYDIVAPGGHSILRVDGDLRLPASTPTPPPSQPATPTTTPTAPAAPATPAVTTDGVTATVRGALDLKPGEKPTVGTPVTWTITLHNDTPDIVKVLKALVRIGPGESAEVEDDLPPTRLTQADLDAGVVTYRSRFDVGADGAQQIVRAHGELTLPKAAPAPAADRVTASVRAVPDLEPGEQVTVGTVVRWIVTFHHSAPDTVRIGGTTLVLTPGRSGYVEDTTQQTTVTQADLDAGIVRYSSEFGIDGEEGSYTIAAIGEMRLRDADGPAVALTPGELPVVTTGGTETTATSGTTAGTETTATTSTTAGTATTAGAPATAAPGSTAAGESVADGTGSLQNAVDASAHARAGVGSNSTPAAADAASGGTSAKSSGTKTASAARLAQTGVDTASALPAAGILGLLGALGVLVGARRRRNRTAD, encoded by the coding sequence ATGACCCCCCGCCGCCTCGACCCTCAGGGACCCCGCCGGTCCCTCGGCACACCGCTCACCCTCGCCGCCTCTCTCACGCTGAGCGCCTGCCTGCTCGGCTCCACCGCCCTCGTGGCGCAGGCCGACGAGATCACCGCTCCCGTCTCCGCCGGCTCGGCCGTGCAGGACGCCGCACCGACGCCCGGCGTGCAGGACGCCGCCGACGTGCAGTCCGCTGCAGCGCCCGCGACCACCACCGGGGACGACGCCCCCGCGCCGGTCGCGCGCGACACCGCCCCGGCGCCCGCCCCCCGCGCCTCCACCACCGCGGACACCCCGCAGGCGCCCGCTCCGACCGCGACCACCACCGCGGAGACACCGGCCTCCGCCGCTCAGGCGCCGACCGCGCCCGCGACCGAGGCGCCCGCGACCGAGGCGCCCACGATCGAGGACGCGCCGGCCGCCGAGATTGCCGCCGCGACGGAGACGCCGGTCTCGACTCCCCAGCAGCAGCCCACTCCGCCCGCGTCCGCCGCCACGACGGACGGCGTGACCGCGACCGTGCGGGGAGCGCTCGACCTCAAGCCCGGCGAGAAGCCCCGGGTCGGCACGCCGGTGACGTGGATCGTCACCCTCCACAACAGCACCCCGGACGCCGTCGACGTCCTCGGCGCCCTCCTCCACCTCGGACCCGGCGAGAGCGCCGAGGTCGAGGACGACCTCCCGCCGACCACGCTCACCCAGGCCGACCTCGACGCCGGCCACGTCAGCTACCGGAGCCGCTACGACATCGTCGCGCCCGGCGGACACTCGATCCTCCGCGTCGACGGCGACCTCCGCCTCCCCGCGAGCACACCGACCCCTCCGCCGTCGCAGCCCGCGACCCCGACCACGACGCCCACCGCCCCCGCTGCCCCCGCCACCCCCGCCGTCACGACGGACGGCGTGACCGCCACCGTGCGGGGAGCGCTCGACCTCAAGCCCGGCGAGAAGCCGACGGTCGGCACGCCGGTGACGTGGACGATCACCCTCCACAACGACACCCCCGACATCGTCAAGGTCCTCAAGGCCCTCGTCCGCATCGGACCCGGAGAGAGCGCCGAGGTCGAGGACGACCTCCCGCCGACGAGGCTCACCCAGGCCGACCTCGACGCCGGCGTCGTCACGTACCGGAGCAGATTCGACGTCGGAGCGGACGGCGCCCAGCAGATCGTCCGCGCGCACGGAGAACTGACCCTCCCGAAGGCCGCACCGGCTCCAGCTGCCGACCGCGTGACCGCGTCGGTACGGGCGGTTCCCGACCTGGAGCCCGGTGAGCAGGTGACGGTCGGCACCGTCGTGAGGTGGATCGTCACCTTCCACCACTCCGCGCCCGACACCGTCAGGATCGGCGGAACCACCCTCGTGCTGACTCCCGGCCGCAGCGGCTACGTCGAGGACACCACCCAGCAGACGACCGTCACCCAGGCCGATCTGGACGCCGGCATCGTCCGCTACTCGAGCGAGTTCGGCATCGACGGGGAGGAAGGGTCGTACACGATCGCTGCGATCGGCGAGATGCGCCTCCGCGACGCCGACGGCCCCGCCGTCGCCCTCACCCCGGGCGAGCTCCCGGTCGTCACGACGGGCGGCACGGAGACGACCGCGACGTCGGGCACGACGGCCGGCACCGAGACGACCGCGACGACGAGCACGACCGCCGGCACGGCGACGACCGCGGGAGCCCCTGCGACCGCCGCACCCGGTTCGACCGCCGCCGGCGAGAGCGTCGCGGACGGAACGGGCTCCCTGCAGAACGCCGTCGACGCCTCGGCGCACGCCCGCGCAGGCGTCGGCTCGAACTCGACCCCGGCCGCTGCCGACGCGGCGTCCGGCGGCACGAGCGCGAAGAGCTCGGGCACGAAGACGGCCTCCGCGGCCCGTCTCGCCCAGACCGGCGTCGACACGGCGTCCGCGCTGCCGGCCGCCGGGATCCTCGGTCTGCTCGGCGCGCTCGGCGTGCTCGTCGGCGCCCGTCGCCGCCGGAACCGCACCGCCGACTGA
- a CDS encoding ABC transporter: MLSRSTRSSRIAPALLLGALALAACSADPAAPTADDETGEGHGAISGAAELAEPALGLTWIDPAGAVSHLDLLDESVAELGTIGAPSALTTDGRYLFAQTAAGVEIVDSGVWTWDHVDHFHYYRAEPTLLGTVAGAGEAVVATTNLSTTGGTGVHFPDSGEAVLLDTEALSKGGIVESFRLDGEPGPGMVVPVGSFALVTQGAAESASVAGYTADGEPTGLREECPQPAGTITTRVGAVIGCADGALLASVDGEELVVERIPYPAGAIAPATTSFANREGRPTVAGLAGSDGIWLLDTRARSWSLLPAPAPLVQVTAVDDEDDHVLALAQDGRVLVLDGADGALLAQTEPLAAESLAAGLAPTLVADQQRAYLSAPAERRLHEIDYADGARLARSFETASEPAFTAETGR, encoded by the coding sequence GTGCTCTCCCGCTCCACTCGCTCCTCGCGCATCGCCCCGGCGCTCCTCCTGGGCGCCCTCGCCCTCGCGGCCTGCTCCGCCGATCCCGCCGCCCCGACCGCGGACGACGAGACCGGCGAGGGCCACGGCGCGATCTCCGGAGCCGCGGAGCTCGCCGAGCCCGCCCTCGGACTCACCTGGATCGATCCGGCGGGGGCCGTCTCGCACCTGGACCTGCTCGACGAGAGCGTCGCCGAGCTCGGCACGATCGGCGCGCCCTCGGCGCTGACGACCGACGGCCGCTACCTCTTCGCGCAGACCGCCGCCGGCGTCGAGATCGTCGACAGCGGCGTCTGGACCTGGGATCACGTCGACCACTTCCACTACTACCGCGCCGAGCCGACTCTGCTCGGCACCGTCGCGGGCGCGGGCGAGGCCGTCGTCGCCACCACCAACCTCTCGACCACCGGCGGCACCGGGGTGCACTTCCCCGACTCGGGCGAGGCGGTGCTGCTCGACACCGAGGCGCTGTCGAAGGGCGGGATCGTCGAGTCGTTCCGCCTCGACGGCGAGCCGGGGCCCGGGATGGTCGTCCCGGTCGGCTCCTTCGCGCTCGTCACCCAGGGTGCGGCGGAGTCGGCCTCGGTCGCCGGCTACACGGCCGACGGCGAGCCCACCGGCCTCCGTGAGGAGTGCCCGCAGCCGGCGGGGACGATCACCACCCGGGTCGGCGCGGTGATCGGCTGCGCGGACGGCGCGCTGCTCGCCTCGGTCGACGGCGAGGAGCTCGTCGTCGAGCGGATCCCCTACCCGGCCGGCGCGATCGCGCCAGCCACCACGAGCTTCGCGAACCGCGAGGGCCGCCCGACCGTCGCCGGGCTCGCCGGCAGCGACGGGATCTGGCTGCTCGACACCCGCGCCCGCTCGTGGTCGCTGCTCCCCGCTCCCGCGCCACTGGTGCAGGTGACCGCCGTCGACGACGAGGACGACCACGTGCTCGCACTGGCGCAGGACGGCCGGGTGCTCGTGCTCGACGGCGCGGACGGCGCGCTGCTCGCGCAGACCGAGCCCCTCGCCGCCGAGTCGCTCGCCGCGGGCCTCGCCCCGACCCTCGTCGCCGACCAGCAGCGCGCCTACCTCAGCGCGCCCGCCGAGCGGCGCCTGCACGAGATCGACTACGCCGACGGAGCCCGCCTCGCGCGCAGCTTCGAGACGGCGAGCGAGCCGGCGTTCACCGCCGAGACGGGCCGGTGA